From Virgibacillus natechei, the proteins below share one genomic window:
- a CDS encoding GNAT family N-acetyltransferase yields MNWYEKLSKYFPIEEMKSKKHLEMLLDEKGDVYYKDESAQHVMMFAEFDTFIFIDYVWVSSKTRGQGMGHKLIEKLKQKNKPIILEVEPIDYDDTDSEKRLHFYHREGFTHAQSIDYNRRSLATNEETAMEILYWSPNDDSEDLIFQKMKKMYEDIHTYKDEEIYGRSYQSVDEVLTYDEDRESEDILEAVNSTEKT; encoded by the coding sequence ATGAATTGGTATGAAAAGTTAAGTAAGTATTTCCCTATAGAAGAGATGAAATCAAAAAAGCATTTAGAGATGCTTCTAGATGAAAAGGGGGATGTTTACTACAAAGATGAAAGCGCCCAACATGTAATGATGTTTGCTGAATTTGATACTTTTATATTTATTGACTATGTATGGGTTTCATCAAAAACAAGAGGCCAAGGAATGGGTCACAAATTAATCGAAAAACTAAAGCAGAAAAACAAACCAATTATTTTGGAAGTAGAGCCTATAGATTATGATGATACAGATTCAGAGAAGAGGCTCCACTTTTATCATAGGGAAGGTTTTACGCACGCACAATCTATTGACTATAATCGTCGCTCATTGGCTACAAATGAGGAAACGGCTATGGAGATATTATATTGGTCTCCAAATGATGACTCGGAAGACTTGATTTTTCAAAAGATGAAAAAAATGTACGAGGATATCCATACGTATAAAGACGAAGAGATATATGGAAGATCGTATCAATCAGTTGATGAAGTATTAACTTATGACGAAGACAGGGAATCTGAAGATATACTGGAAGCCGTAAACTCAACAGAAAAAACATAA
- the trpS gene encoding tryptophan--tRNA ligase, with product MKTIFSGIQPSGTLTIGNYLGAMQQFVQLQDDYQCYFCIVDEHAVTVPQDRLKLRNNIRSLAALYLASGIDPKKSTLFIQSEVPAHTQLGWMLQSISYIGELERMTQFKDKATGKETVSSGLLTYPSLMAADILLYKTDIVPVGDDQKQHLELTRNLAQRFNHKFNDIFTLPEIRIPKVGARIMSLQDPTKKMSKSDEHEKGFISMLDEPKKIEKKIKSAVTDSDGIVEFDKENKPGVTNLLTIYSSCTGESVESLELKYKDKGYGEFKQGVANAVIDVLKPIQDKYDALIDSQELDDILDQGTEKATITANKTVAKAKKAMGLGRVIKKK from the coding sequence ATGAAAACTATCTTTTCAGGCATTCAGCCGAGTGGTACATTGACAATTGGAAATTACTTAGGTGCCATGCAGCAATTTGTCCAATTACAGGACGATTACCAGTGTTACTTTTGTATTGTTGATGAGCACGCCGTTACAGTACCTCAAGATCGTCTAAAATTAAGAAATAACATTCGATCACTCGCTGCATTATACTTAGCATCAGGAATAGATCCTAAGAAATCGACGTTGTTTATCCAATCAGAGGTACCTGCACATACGCAATTGGGCTGGATGCTCCAGTCGATTAGTTATATCGGCGAATTGGAAAGAATGACGCAATTCAAAGATAAAGCAACTGGTAAGGAAACAGTGTCATCAGGCTTATTAACTTATCCTTCCTTAATGGCTGCTGACATCCTTCTTTACAAAACAGACATAGTACCTGTTGGGGATGATCAAAAACAACATTTGGAACTTACAAGGAATTTAGCCCAGCGTTTCAACCATAAATTCAATGACATTTTCACCCTTCCAGAGATACGAATTCCAAAAGTTGGGGCACGTATTATGTCGCTGCAGGATCCAACTAAAAAGATGAGTAAATCAGATGAACATGAGAAAGGCTTTATATCCATGCTAGATGAACCGAAAAAGATTGAAAAAAAGATAAAAAGTGCTGTTACTGATTCAGACGGCATTGTTGAATTCGATAAGGAGAATAAGCCTGGAGTTACAAACCTATTGACTATTTACTCAAGTTGTACAGGAGAATCTGTAGAGTCCCTCGAATTAAAATATAAGGATAAGGGGTATGGTGAGTTTAAGCAAGGTGTAGCAAATGCTGTCATTGATGTTTTAAAACCAATTCAGGATAAATATGATGCGCTAATTGATTCTCAAGAATTAGATGATATTTTAGATCAAGGTACAGAAAAAGCAACGATAACTGCAAATAAAACAGTTGCAAAAGCTAAAAAAGCTATGGGACTCGGACGAGTTATTAAGAAAAAGTAA
- the mecA gene encoding adaptor protein MecA, translated as MEIERINENTVKFYISYLDLEDRGFEREEIWYNRERSEQLFWQMMDEVNYKEDFTIEGPLWIQVQAMDKGLEFVVTKAQVSKDGENLELQTEDGETVDVPVDKKIENILEDKYGERNDKNDNESEEEDNLSIIVKFNDFEDVIQLSHYFADFTESAEETLYHYNDAYYLYMEFSQDLLDDNLQENIISQVLEFANDTDLTIHLLDEYGKRIFEMDTFSQVRSHFPVEV; from the coding sequence ATGGAAATAGAAAGAATTAATGAAAATACAGTTAAGTTTTATATTTCGTATCTTGATCTTGAAGATCGTGGGTTCGAACGCGAGGAGATTTGGTATAATCGCGAACGAAGCGAACAATTATTTTGGCAAATGATGGATGAAGTAAATTATAAAGAAGATTTTACGATCGAAGGTCCATTATGGATCCAGGTACAGGCGATGGATAAAGGATTAGAGTTTGTTGTTACAAAAGCTCAGGTATCTAAAGATGGGGAAAACCTTGAACTCCAAACAGAGGATGGGGAGACAGTTGATGTACCTGTAGATAAGAAGATCGAGAATATTCTAGAGGATAAATATGGGGAAAGAAATGATAAAAATGATAATGAATCGGAAGAAGAAGACAACTTATCCATTATTGTAAAGTTTAACGATTTCGAAGATGTTATACAATTAAGTCACTACTTTGCCGACTTCACTGAAAGTGCGGAAGAAACCCTTTATCATTATAATGACGCCTATTATTTATATATGGAATTTTCTCAGGATCTACTGGATGATAATTTACAGGAAAATATTATTAGCCAGGTTCTTGAATTTGCGAACGATACGGATTTAACCATTCACTTATTAGATGAATATGGGAAGAGGATCTTTGAAATGGATACATTTTCTCAGGTTAGGTCTCACTTTCCAGTTGAAGTCTAG
- the fabF gene encoding beta-ketoacyl-ACP synthase II: protein MGDRRVVITGLGAVTPVGNDVTTMWESIVAGKSGVDFVTKVNREEFPAQIAAEVKDFEPTTYMEKKDARKMDPFAQYAVAAAKMAVKDANLTIDESNANRVGVWIGSGIGGMKTYEDQHTKFNEKGYKRVSPFFVPMMIPDMAAGQVSIQLGAKGINSCSVTACASGANSIGDAFKSVQRGDVDYMIAGGTEAPISNMAFAGFSSAKALSLNDENPKQASRPFDKDRDGFVMGEGAGLLILESLETALERGAHIYGEIVGYGATGDAYHITAPAENGEGAARAMQHAMDDAGITAEEVDYINAHGTSTALNDKFETVAIKSVFGDHAYKLAVSSTKSMTGHLLGAGGSVEAIISLKAIIESTVPATINYETPDPDCDLDYVPNESRNQNVDVVLSNSFGFGGHNVSLVFKKYK, encoded by the coding sequence ATGGGAGACAGAAGAGTAGTTATAACAGGGCTAGGAGCAGTGACACCAGTTGGTAATGATGTTACGACGATGTGGGAAAGTATTGTAGCAGGAAAATCAGGTGTTGATTTTGTAACAAAGGTTAATCGAGAGGAATTCCCCGCACAGATTGCCGCAGAAGTAAAAGACTTTGAACCAACAACCTATATGGAAAAGAAAGATGCAAGAAAAATGGATCCATTTGCACAGTATGCAGTAGCCGCAGCAAAAATGGCAGTGAAAGATGCTAATTTGACAATAGATGAAAGTAATGCAAATCGTGTCGGTGTCTGGATTGGTTCTGGGATTGGTGGCATGAAAACATATGAAGACCAGCATACAAAATTTAATGAAAAGGGTTATAAACGTGTGAGCCCATTTTTCGTTCCAATGATGATTCCAGATATGGCGGCAGGACAGGTGTCTATTCAATTAGGTGCAAAAGGAATTAATTCCTGTAGTGTAACGGCATGTGCTTCAGGTGCTAATTCGATAGGAGATGCTTTTAAATCCGTGCAACGTGGTGATGTTGATTACATGATTGCAGGAGGAACAGAAGCTCCGATTTCCAATATGGCATTTGCGGGTTTTTCTTCAGCAAAAGCCTTGTCTCTAAATGATGAAAATCCGAAGCAAGCAAGTCGCCCTTTTGATAAAGATCGTGATGGTTTTGTAATGGGAGAAGGTGCTGGATTATTAATCCTGGAATCACTGGAAACAGCTTTAGAGCGAGGCGCACATATTTATGGTGAAATTGTTGGATATGGTGCAACAGGTGATGCTTATCATATTACAGCCCCAGCGGAAAATGGCGAAGGAGCTGCGCGTGCCATGCAGCATGCCATGGATGATGCGGGGATTACAGCTGAAGAAGTTGATTATATTAATGCACATGGTACAAGTACAGCGCTAAATGATAAGTTTGAAACAGTAGCTATCAAAAGTGTTTTTGGAGACCATGCGTACAAGTTAGCCGTATCTTCTACAAAATCAATGACGGGACATTTACTTGGTGCTGGTGGTAGTGTTGAAGCTATTATCTCATTAAAAGCCATAATAGAAAGTACAGTACCAGCAACAATCAATTACGAAACGCCTGACCCGGATTGTGATCTTGATTACGTACCAAATGAATCAAGAAATCAAAATGTAGATGTTGTGTTGAGTAACTCTTTCGGATTTGGTGGACATAATGTTTCACTTGTATTTAAAAAGTATAAATAG
- a CDS encoding beta-ketoacyl-ACP synthase III encodes MSVGVLGTGHFVPPKVVTNKDLEKIVDTNDEWIRTRTGIEERRIADDDTDSSDMAYFAAENALEEANVKAEDIDLILVATVTPDTPFPSVSCMLQERLGAKKAAAMDISAACTGFMYGMVTAKQFVETKVYKNVLVIGVEKLSKITDWSDRNTCVLFGDGAGAAVIGNVSDDKGILSFELGADGTGGKQLYQDEADHLQMNGREVFKFAVRQMPESAVNVIEKADYNKEDVDYLIPHQANIRIMEAARERLGISEEKMATSIKKYGNNSSASIPIALSEAVKDGKIKDNDLIVLVGFGGGLTWGAIALKWGQ; translated from the coding sequence ATGAGTGTAGGAGTATTAGGTACTGGACATTTTGTTCCACCAAAAGTAGTTACAAACAAAGACTTGGAAAAAATAGTAGATACAAATGATGAATGGATTCGAACAAGAACTGGAATAGAAGAAAGAAGAATTGCAGATGATGACACAGATTCGTCGGATATGGCTTATTTTGCTGCTGAAAATGCATTGGAAGAAGCGAATGTTAAAGCAGAAGATATCGACTTAATATTGGTTGCGACCGTTACACCTGACACGCCTTTTCCGTCCGTCTCCTGTATGTTACAGGAAAGGTTAGGCGCTAAAAAAGCTGCAGCAATGGATATAAGTGCAGCATGTACAGGTTTTATGTATGGTATGGTAACAGCTAAACAATTTGTTGAAACAAAGGTATATAAAAATGTATTGGTCATTGGAGTTGAGAAACTTTCTAAAATTACGGACTGGTCTGATCGCAATACCTGTGTATTATTCGGTGACGGGGCAGGTGCAGCTGTTATTGGTAATGTTTCAGATGATAAGGGGATCTTATCGTTTGAGTTAGGTGCAGATGGTACTGGTGGTAAACAATTATACCAGGATGAAGCGGATCACCTTCAAATGAATGGCCGGGAAGTGTTTAAATTTGCGGTGAGGCAAATGCCTGAATCGGCTGTAAATGTTATCGAAAAAGCGGACTATAATAAAGAGGATGTCGATTATTTAATACCACATCAAGCAAATATAAGGATAATGGAAGCAGCCCGAGAGCGCTTAGGAATTTCCGAAGAAAAAATGGCTACATCGATTAAAAAATATGGCAATAATTCATCTGCTTCAATTCCGATTGCCTTATCAGAGGCTGTTAAAGATGGTAAAATAAAAGATAATGATTTAATCGTACTAGTCGGGTTCGGCGGTGGTTTGACATGGGGCGCAATCGCCTTGAAGTGGGGACAATAG
- a CDS encoding carbonic anhydrase, which produces MKYEEEFRLSFLTVSLSFLLGACSEQTSETAAPKEEKTDDVKEEQTTSTKENKAEETDAQWSYHGDTGPEHWGKLDNANLTCLNGSEQSPISIESTQAIANEKLEGIQIQYEPTTFSLVNNGHTVQANAVTESNSIVIEGNEYKLDQFHFHTPSEHQFNGQNYDMELHLVHEDANGKLAVLGLMIKEGRENGNLASVWEILPKEETEKDIPVNEPIDLQSLLPQDQTSFHYNGSLTTPPCTEEVQWIIFEQPIEMSKVQIQAFQEIFPDNYRPVQPLNEREVIRD; this is translated from the coding sequence ATTAAGTATGAAGAAGAATTTCGTTTATCTTTTTTGACTGTATCTTTAAGCTTTTTATTAGGAGCTTGTTCGGAACAAACTTCGGAAACAGCTGCACCAAAAGAAGAAAAGACAGATGATGTAAAAGAGGAACAAACCACTAGTACGAAAGAAAATAAAGCAGAAGAGACTGATGCGCAGTGGTCTTATCATGGGGATACAGGGCCTGAACACTGGGGAAAACTAGACAATGCAAACTTAACCTGTCTCAATGGAAGTGAACAATCACCCATTAGTATTGAATCTACCCAAGCAATAGCGAATGAAAAACTAGAAGGAATTCAGATTCAATATGAGCCAACAACATTTTCACTCGTAAACAACGGTCACACAGTTCAAGCTAATGCTGTAACAGAAAGCAACAGCATTGTTATTGAAGGAAATGAGTACAAGCTCGATCAATTTCATTTCCATACTCCCAGTGAACATCAATTTAATGGCCAAAATTATGATATGGAGCTGCACCTAGTACATGAGGATGCAAATGGTAAACTTGCCGTACTAGGATTGATGATAAAAGAAGGAAGAGAAAATGGCAATCTAGCATCCGTTTGGGAAATATTACCGAAGGAAGAAACAGAAAAAGATATTCCCGTAAACGAACCGATTGATTTACAATCGTTACTACCCCAAGATCAAACATCTTTCCATTATAACGGTTCGTTAACGACACCTCCATGTACAGAAGAAGTGCAATGGATCATTTTTGAGCAACCAATCGAAATGTCAAAAGTACAAATTCAAGCATTCCAAGAAATTTTCCCTGACAACTATCGTCCTGTCCAACCTTTAAATGAACGAGAAGTTATTAGGGACTAG
- a CDS encoding YjbA family protein, which produces MLYLHDVWVNWFEGEENGYSVCYFHEWRKSDKIELLDQVPLLYITDDLFDYIENDMDDLPIAMLDTIYRRAYSRKGQERSVLDYACVITDGKEILAVDTIGYQVPIRKSRLIPRQEQLVFDMIENKKPQSFKFNGAAYEKEYHMLSMAPELVFGLTRRERQLKHLLMMGLDQLRTANNLKELRYWLTEWDPKNYPFIRFMDEDKVWDALYSGVKQGWSVAHEELCAKLIKGQPFLEKIYETENNQEKNTSTQK; this is translated from the coding sequence ATGTTATATTTGCATGATGTTTGGGTGAATTGGTTTGAAGGAGAAGAAAACGGTTATAGCGTCTGTTATTTTCATGAATGGCGCAAATCCGACAAGATTGAGTTGCTGGATCAGGTACCACTTTTGTACATAACAGATGACTTATTTGATTATATTGAAAATGATATGGATGATCTGCCAATAGCGATGCTCGATACGATTTATCGGCGTGCGTATAGCCGTAAAGGACAAGAAAGGTCCGTATTAGACTATGCATGCGTTATTACGGATGGGAAAGAGATACTGGCTGTTGACACAATTGGCTATCAAGTTCCAATTCGTAAGAGCAGGTTAATACCTAGGCAGGAACAGCTCGTATTCGATATGATTGAAAATAAGAAACCTCAATCGTTTAAATTCAATGGCGCTGCTTATGAAAAAGAATACCATATGCTATCAATGGCACCAGAATTGGTTTTTGGTTTAACGAGAAGGGAACGTCAATTGAAGCATTTGCTAATGATGGGGCTTGATCAGTTAAGAACAGCGAATAACCTGAAAGAGTTAAGGTATTGGCTCACAGAATGGGATCCAAAAAATTATCCATTCATTCGATTTATGGATGAAGACAAAGTGTGGGACGCACTGTATAGTGGTGTGAAACAAGGGTGGAGCGTAGCACATGAAGAATTATGTGCGAAACTAATTAAGGGACAGCCCTTCCTTGAAAAGATCTACGAGACGGAAAACAACCAGGAAAAAAATACATCGACACAAAAATAA
- a CDS encoding competence protein CoiA, with amino-acid sequence MLQAKSLNGKIVTLATMTSVDIAELKKQQASFFCPACNQQVIMKAGTRMIAHFAHRSTVNCPSYEGGEGGYHAKGKLLLYQWLVYQNINVQLEAYIPSIDQRPDLLLTINKKRIAIEYQCARISIEQVTQRNKGYRRANITPIWILGENRLNRQTNNHIKIDQFTRQFIHQFSTTSPPALYYFCPQTLQFITIQDIHLTQASQAIGKFDIKSLNQIHLLHLFKQQRFTAFELYQLWKSEKRKFRLKPLHPYGKELSWHQWLYGKGTHLEYLPSIVHLPVSSQYLMKTSTWDWQSRLVIDLLAPLPIGGQISIKSCESFLRKQILSTHHVPLIHAPENPIIEYLRLLANLNIIKQESPHSFTKINPIKFHKNIEEALKADEEMISLLTVNTSDKMQA; translated from the coding sequence ATGTTGCAAGCCAAATCACTAAATGGAAAAATAGTTACCCTAGCCACAATGACAAGTGTGGATATTGCAGAGTTGAAGAAACAACAAGCATCATTTTTCTGCCCCGCATGTAATCAACAAGTAATTATGAAAGCTGGCACAAGAATGATTGCTCATTTCGCTCATCGTTCCACTGTAAACTGCCCGTCATACGAGGGAGGGGAAGGGGGATATCACGCGAAAGGTAAGTTGTTATTATACCAATGGCTGGTGTATCAGAATATTAATGTGCAACTAGAAGCCTATATTCCATCAATAGACCAACGCCCTGATCTATTGCTGACTATAAATAAGAAACGAATTGCTATTGAATACCAATGTGCGAGAATATCGATTGAGCAGGTCACACAACGTAATAAAGGATATAGACGTGCTAACATAACCCCAATATGGATATTGGGTGAGAATCGCTTAAACAGACAAACAAATAATCATATAAAAATAGATCAGTTTACACGGCAATTTATACACCAATTCTCTACTACTTCTCCTCCTGCTTTGTACTACTTTTGTCCACAGACCCTTCAATTTATAACCATTCAGGATATTCATCTAACACAAGCAAGCCAAGCAATTGGTAAATTTGATATAAAATCATTGAACCAAATTCATTTGTTGCATCTATTTAAACAGCAACGATTTACAGCATTTGAATTGTACCAATTGTGGAAAAGTGAAAAAAGAAAATTCCGGTTGAAACCACTTCATCCTTACGGTAAGGAGCTGTCCTGGCACCAATGGTTATATGGAAAGGGTACTCATTTAGAATACTTACCATCAATTGTTCACCTACCAGTTTCATCTCAATACCTAATGAAAACATCAACCTGGGACTGGCAAAGCAGACTAGTCATCGATTTATTAGCCCCATTACCTATAGGTGGTCAGATATCCATAAAATCATGTGAAAGTTTTTTACGTAAACAAATCCTAAGTACCCATCATGTTCCGTTAATTCACGCTCCAGAAAACCCAATAATAGAATATCTGCGATTATTAGCCAACCTGAACATTATCAAACAGGAAAGTCCTCATTCTTTTACAAAAATAAATCCAATAAAATTCCATAAAAACATAGAAGAAGCACTAAAGGCTGATGAAGAAATGATAAGTCTTTTAACGGTGAATACTTCAGACAAAATGCAAGCATGA
- the spxA gene encoding transcriptional regulator SpxA: protein MVTLYTSPSCTSCRKAKAWLEEHDIPFAERNIFSEPLSLDEIKEILRMTEDGTDEIISTRSKVFQKLDVDIDQLPLKDLFNLIQQNPGLLRRPIILDEKRLQVGYNEDEIRRFLPRTVRTFQLREAQRMVN, encoded by the coding sequence ATGGTAACACTTTATACCTCACCGAGTTGTACATCTTGTAGAAAAGCAAAAGCATGGTTAGAAGAACATGATATACCATTTGCAGAACGGAATATATTTTCCGAGCCATTGTCGTTGGACGAAATAAAGGAGATTTTACGCATGACCGAAGATGGAACTGATGAGATAATTTCTACGCGCTCAAAGGTTTTCCAAAAATTGGATGTTGATATTGATCAATTACCTTTAAAAGATTTATTTAATCTGATCCAACAAAATCCTGGTTTGTTAAGAAGACCAATTATTCTAGATGAAAAACGTCTGCAAGTTGGGTATAATGAAGATGAGATTCGTCGATTTTTACCAAGAACGGTTCGTACATTTCAATTACGTGAGGCACAGCGAATGGTTAACTAA
- a CDS encoding putative glycoside hydrolase yields the protein MGKKQLTIFTFISILLLSISLPISSSGDEVQAASVHEERHTNIQLMDTNKNIQRFTYDSGYDFEYPDAVRGIYVTGNSAGGDRFETLLDLIETTELNTMVIDIKEDNGNLTFMPEEGSPYEDIAKNFIDDPEAMMEVLEENNIYPIARIVVFKDNVLAQERPDLSFTQGGEVWVNNKEEAFVNPFEKEVWEYNLDIARMAVEMGFQEIQFDYVRFPEGFETRDEDLQYSLGDYEDSEKDNVKNRVEAVTDFVKYSREELAEYNVDVSVDIFGYAATVEETPGIGQNFSEISENVDVISSMIYPSHWTSYFGIENPDEEPYQVVTEYAKVENELLDGLDEAPVSRPWLQDFEAPWLYSGATKQYGKEEIEAQIKGLYENGIDEFLLWNSGNVYTEDVDYMIGK from the coding sequence ATGGGTAAAAAGCAGCTGACAATTTTTACATTCATAAGCATTCTCCTGCTAAGTATTAGTTTACCGATAAGCAGTAGTGGAGATGAAGTACAAGCAGCTAGTGTACATGAAGAAAGACACACGAACATTCAACTAATGGATACGAATAAAAACATACAACGCTTTACATATGATTCAGGCTATGATTTTGAGTATCCTGATGCAGTCAGGGGAATTTATGTAACAGGTAACTCGGCAGGAGGGGATCGCTTTGAAACCCTTTTGGATTTAATTGAAACCACAGAGTTAAATACAATGGTAATTGATATTAAAGAAGATAATGGAAATTTAACTTTTATGCCTGAGGAAGGGTCTCCTTATGAAGACATCGCAAAGAATTTCATTGATGATCCAGAAGCAATGATGGAAGTACTGGAAGAAAATAATATATACCCAATCGCCCGTATTGTTGTCTTTAAGGATAATGTATTAGCGCAGGAGCGCCCTGATTTATCATTTACTCAAGGTGGAGAAGTATGGGTAAATAATAAAGAGGAAGCATTTGTAAATCCATTTGAGAAAGAAGTATGGGAATATAATTTGGATATTGCGAGAATGGCTGTAGAGATGGGCTTTCAAGAAATTCAATTCGATTACGTACGTTTCCCTGAAGGGTTTGAAACGCGAGATGAAGACCTTCAATATTCACTGGGAGACTATGAGGATTCGGAGAAAGATAACGTTAAGAACCGCGTTGAAGCAGTGACTGATTTTGTTAAATATTCCAGAGAAGAGTTAGCAGAATATAATGTGGATGTATCTGTAGATATCTTCGGCTATGCTGCTACGGTTGAAGAAACACCAGGTATTGGTCAGAATTTCTCGGAAATATCAGAGAATGTAGATGTTATTTCTTCGATGATTTATCCAAGTCACTGGACCTCCTATTTTGGTATAGAGAACCCCGATGAGGAACCGTATCAGGTTGTAACTGAATACGCTAAAGTTGAAAATGAATTATTAGATGGTCTGGATGAAGCACCTGTTTCAAGGCCATGGTTACAGGATTTTGAAGCACCATGGCTATACAGCGGCGCTACAAAACAATATGGAAAAGAAGAAATTGAAGCCCAAATTAAAGGGCTATATGAAAATGGAATTGATGAATTCTTGTTATGGAATTCAGGAAATGTTTATACAGAAGACGTGGACTACATGATTGGAAAATAA